ttatatatgtatatatattacttATAGTTCatactttattttatttagtatgttgatgatatgaaaTGAGCTTGAATGAAAGTGCAAATTCATATAGCCGATCCCAACTTGTTTTGAGATTGAtgtgtagttgttgttgtttgaATTTTTGTGAATTTAATTTATAGGGAGCCACAGTTTAAGCTACCGCAGAGTTGCTTATGGTGGTTTAAATGGGATGTACTACAGTTGCTCGGAAGGAAGAATGACTGGTCCTGATGGGGTGAGTAGTTTTATCGGGATCATAGAGGTAGCTACTCTTGCTTCTTGTATGATTATTAGTACATTGTTTAAACAAATTGCAAAGTTTTTGTTTTACTGCATAGGTGGTTCTAGCAGAAATGAAAGAAGACAATAAGACGATTGGAGAGTCCCTGCACACAATTTCCAAAGGGATTCACGACAAGGTATTTCTCTtcttaataaatgtataattaaagGGCACTGTTCATTGGTCCTCTTTAATTTATTAGGTTATTCAGATGTAAACTACTTCTTTTCGAGATTGAAATTCTTCTTTTAGTTGTTTGTCAGGACATCGAATTCTACTAAGTTGCCTTGTTTGCTCTATAATACAATTACTTCtctcttaaaaaaaaattaataactaAGTGCCTCGTTTGTTATCCCTCGGTAGTAAATAAAAATTGAGCAGAGATTGTATTGTTGTCCTGATTATATCCGTGAGCTTTATGCAGGGCCATTCTGTCACAAAAAAGCATAGTTCAGATGGGCGAGAGGACACACTGCAGACTTTGCACAATCTCAACGAAGGTATTTCCATTTCAACAACATGATAGATGCCATGCCTTTTGAGTTAGAGGAGGGCTAATATAATGGTATTTGATTTACATTTAGACGAGCTTGGCGACTTTGAACAAAATTGGAAAGctaattgtcacgccccgaacttgggcctggacgtaacacggcacccggtgcctgactgcatgtgaccgagcgaaccaactggctgactgaatcaacatgtgatatcaaaacataactgaatgtggaaacaattaaacacatgctgatatactaaaggtctgactgaaatcataatgcggaaatacttagacaatctgaaatatatctgaaagtagccaacatggctaaaccaaaacaactgaacgactgagtataactgtttacaaggctaacataacaaatatccgactgtctgaactgtgtctatgaagcctctaagagtactgaataatataactgtctataaactgaattaactagatagctgacaacgccccgaaggaatttggggctcaccagtagctgatacgtgcactcctaaatagctgagtcgtcaacctgtgtatcgttgcctgcatcgcgagatgcaggcccccaagcaataaaaagggacatcagcacatttgaattgtactggtatgtaaagcaactgaagcaataaaatactgaaactgaaactaataactgtaactgtaatagcaaggaagtaaatATGTGAAtgctccctgctctgtatctgaatcatctgtattatctgtgtttgtatatgtggggcctcggcccaataataaatgcacgctatggcctcggcctagtagtgcgtcagtcaatggcctcggccatgtatacgtatacacaagactgtgttgtgccctcgggcaaaatcacatatgtataattatggttaattaataaggactgagaccataacaacaatgaacaattctgaactgaaatagacatgttggactgaattgaaaacactgactgtttatgagcatactgaatttctagactgagactcatgtggtaacaatacataagtctataaagattacgtgctgagttcatgatattcaaattgataaccatgaacgaattctgtaactgcaaacctagaagataacagttctacaacatatcataaaactagggctaaactctaCTTTGAGTCGAATtattgacaagtatgaagaatgaggcgtagggagaatcatgaacattccctaacgtagatagttagcctcacataccttaattccagcctttgagcgtaatacaatgttcgtcaaccctttcaactttgatctatatcaatacaagtcaaaggaattctatattagcaataatattcatgttttggtcatctaacgcattttatcaaacacttaatgggcttgaagctccacagtctccattaatggtgatttcttcacccaattcccattctattacttctaggtgattctacaatcttaattagatgtaattaacattcattcttcatcacccatatgaatacaacaatcccaagtcaacaatccaaaaaccctagcatagttcatataattctctttatcaaacccatttactattctcccaagaacttatcaacactttaatcatcatgaaacatcataaaacttaccttagttattgtaggaataagccttgagttgaaatacttcacttgaacaaaactctaattccaccttccatggaatttcttgacttgaatggatttgatgtgtttctcacacttagttttgtggattgatgaaatggatctttagtttcacttggattcttgcatatgaagtgtttggatggctctagagaacccttgagtcgtggaggagaaataggaatgaaaaaaatgagcttgggtctcttattaacatcttaaaatctgatccgtcgggcaattctacgcccatttttacgtcctgtacaatttgtacggaccgtatatcattcCGTATAATCaatccagtgatttggacattctggaccaattatacggctggaatatacggcccgtataatttttacggtccgtatgttccaccgtataatttttacggttcgTATGTTTCCACCGTAACTGACAGAATACtgtttagtaaaatgggcataactttatgcacagatgtccgtttgaggcccataatataccgttggaaagctatttcaaagggctacaactttcatcaaggaagttttcccaaattccaaattaataatggggttatggtcattggaagtaagaccttctataaactcacttgtaaacatgccccgtagagtggttttcaactttgctttgcccaaagactcttctcatgacttaattggttttcaaaacacttcctataaacctcattttggttccattatattatcatcttatgagtcaaactttcgcccgaagctacgaggtgttacactaaTGCTGATAAGTATTTGCCCGGATGGGATAAGGGTTTCAGCTTGCTGGAGAATCAAGGTAGGTTGTTTGAATTCCATGTCCTTGAGTTCGTGCCATTAATTTCCAGACTTGATACTTGAGAATACACAAACACTGAAATATCATTGATTTTGCTGCTTCTATCCAGTTAACATGATTTTCCAGTTAACCTAATCGTTCAAATGTTACAGCCGGTGGACTCTCTAGTTAGCTATAATCATATTTCTTTGCACAGGCATTTCATTTTCTGTGCCCAGTTCAGCactcaacaaaagctaataattatttcTTCTTTTAAGAAGGTGATTTAGGGCCTGTTTGGGATGTGGCACCTTTTAGTGGATGAACAGTAACTTTGATTAAGACCATATGAAGCTAATGAGGCGGAAGAAAACATATAGGTGAAAGGAAATGAGTCCCCAAGTCAGTTTGATAGATGGGACTACTTTTGAACTCTGATAGGATAAATCGACAACAATGTACGTATCGTAAATGATTGAGTGAACACAGCTTAGGAGCAGAAGAAGAAAAATGGGTGAAAGAATATGAGTCCTCGAGCTGCTTAGCTATATAGGCTGATCCTAACTCCATGACAACATTGTGTTTACTGTAAAAGATTAAAACCACTTGAGATCAGTGCACAGCATAAATATCTCTGACCCAAAAGTTCACCATATACTTATGGTTAAAGCTTTGCATTTTCATGTCTAAAACAgctctaatgatgttattatattTCAGAATTTCCTCTAATTGCTAGCGTGTTTAGACATACGAAGAATACTGCCTCTTTTTATATGCTTGTCAGTGTCTATGCTATATTTGATTATGTTAGTTTTCATCCAACTTTTTTATTAAAAAGCAGAAGTAACGTTGACATGCTTCTCCTTGCACATGATACTTCTGAATACCCATGATACTTCTGAATACCGTTAACGGTAATAATTAGTACCAGCTCAGTAAGTCCGCTTTGTTTAACAGATGCTCTCATTTCATAAAGAAAATGAGCAAATAGTAGCTGTTTCAGATGAGAAACACTAAACCAGCTATAGGAGTTGAGATTAATCTGAACTTTACCTGGATGAATGCACCTATCAAAACAAAAAGTTTATACTTTACTGAGAACAGAACTATTTAGAAGCTAGAGTTCATTGCAAGAAGACCATATCTTACATGAAAGTTCGAGATCAAATCAAGACCGTAACTTTGTGACTGAACTAAGAATCATAAAGTCATGAAGACATATCTTTCACTGATGAATGTGCAGCATTGCTGCAATTATAGATTTAACACTTGTTGATCTTTTGACTTATGCAGTTATAGAAAACTATAGAATCTCCTTGTTCCCTGTAGTCATAGAATTTGGACACGTGCATTTTTAACTTCTGTGTATCCTGTAAAGGGTATTATGCTTGTGCTGTATGGTTTTGCACTGATATGTTGCACGAGTAGTTTTGACAGTCTATTCAACATGTGTAGGGTCTATTAGCAGCTTGTGGGATGACTTTGCAAATTggaagcagtggcggagccaggattttcactaagggggttcaaaaatataaaagagtaagaaacGAAAAAGTCAATGGAGTTCAACATCTAcaatttatacataaaaaaaaaaaaattaaccttgtGTATACAtggtaatttttcgccgaagggggtttAGGTGAACACCCTGGCCACCACTTGGCTCCGCCTCTATAAACAGACAGTAAATATCACAATACCATTCAGCTCGCAAAGCATGCTACTTAATTGTCATAATGTTGTCATGCCTAACATAAACTACGAGCGTCACCTTTGGAATACTGGATTGTCTATTTGTGTGCTACATGAAACGAAACTAACAATATTTTCACAACACTCACAGGATCATTAACATGTTTAAAATTTAAGAAtagtaaataaaaagagaaacaaCTGACCTCTTGTCAAAGAATCAAAGTCCAACTCACACGAACAGGTCTCTGTAGCAAATAAATACATAAAGGAAAACCTCAAACAAGCCATATTACAGACCAGCAATTAGATTCACATTGCATAACTTATGGACCACCATATAGTAAACAGACAACAAACATATTGATGAAAGGCACAAAAATTAAACCATAAAAACATGAAATATGAGAATTTATCACAGAATCAATCTAGAAAGATTAATAGACAAAGTTAAGCAGAGTACCAAGAGAAAGTTGCAGAATCAGAGGAGAAAACTGGAAGTAAGAAGTTTCCATTATCAAAGGCAACTGGAAGGTGCCATATTACAAAAGCAAAAGCTTGGGAGCTTTTGAAGCAAAAACAAAAGCTAGTAAGCTTTTGGAGTGGAAACTAAGTTAGACTATGCAAGAACCATGGAGCTAGTAAGCTTTTGGAGTGGAAACTAAGTTAGACTATGCAAGAACCATAGAGCTTTACAATTGTACTCTACGAGATTTCATTTCTTGAAATGTCTTAATAATTGCATCATTAGAAATATTATCAAATAAATCTTTTTCTAGATAAGGCACCAAACAACCGCTAAAAAAATCATCACTCATTTGACTCCGCAAGTCATTCTTGATAAACTTCATTGCCGAAAAAGCTCTTTCAACGGATGCAGTGGCAACTGGCAAAAGCAAAGCAAGTTTCACTAAGCGGAATACAAGAGGATAATTTGAATGCTTCTTTGTCTGAACTAATCTTTTCGAAAGATCACAAAGCCCTTTTAGATCGAAAAACCTTTCATCAACATCACGAACATCAATAATGTAACTTGCAAGTTGATTCTCAAGAGCACTCATATTGAACTCATCAAAGTCATCAGGATATAACGCAGCCATTTTCATTATCTTTCTGATGTCGAAACTTGAAAAAGAGTCAATTGGATTCAAACAAGCAATTCCACGAAGCAAATTAGTCGTCGCTTCGCCAAAACGATCTTTAAGCTCTTGAAGTTGCCAATCAATAATATTGCAAAACACTTCAACACGATAATGATGTAAGACTGTATTGTCACCAAGTCTTCGTCGTGATCTTAAAGAGCTAACATATGGATCCTTAAAGTTAGGTACCAAAATTTCATGCTTGATACAAAATAAAGATACCTTAGCAATGAGAGAATCCCATTCCTCATCCCTATAAGCTTGCAACCTTATTTTTGCTACTTCAAGAAGTAGCATGGCATTTGCCAAATCTTGCTCCTTTTTTTGTAAGCAATTGTTAAGCTCATTTGTGATTGCTAAAACCTCACtcatcaaatacaacatgaatGCAACCTCATATGTTCGACAAGCGTCGAGATATCCCATTGCCTTGGCTCTTTCATCCATTAATCGTGCATCGTGAACAAGTGATTCAAGAACATTAACAATAGAGCCATACATAAGAATAAAATTGTTAAAAGATTTATAATGAGATCCCCAACGAGTATCACAAGCTCTTGAAAGACCAAGTTCTTGATTCAAGCCCCTACCGGTTATAAGCTCACCCATATCTAATGCCTCTTGAATTCTTTCTTTTTGAGAATCTCGAAATTCATCCATACGCTTAAAAGAAGATCCCAATACATTCAAAATATTTGAAACCAATACCACAAGTTTTCCCACTTCAATACATTTTTTAGAGACTGCAACAAGAGttagttgaagttgatgagcAAAACAATGAATGGAATGAGCCGATCTACTTTCTTGCCTAATCAACATTTTAAGGCCATTGATCTCACCTTGCATATTGCTTGCCCCATCATAACATTGTCCACGTACATGTGATAGACTCAAGGAATGTTGAGCAAGTAAATTAACGATCGCCCTCTTTAAAGATAAAGCACTAGTATCGTGAACGTGAACAATGTCAATAAGTCGCTCCATCACAATTCCCTTTCTATCAATATATCGTAAGACAATAGCCATTTGCTCCTTGCGTGACACATCAAAAGACTCATCAACTAGTAAAGCAAAGTAGTCACCATTTAATTCATCAAGAATAGCTTTAATTGTTTCTATTTTACATGATGTCACTATATCTTTCTGAATCCCTGGAGAAGTCATTTGATCATTTTGAGGAGCATGTTCCAGTACATAATCACGAATATTATCACACTTTTTCCCATACCATGAGAGAATATGAAGAAAATTACCCCTACTAAGTGATGATTTAGATTCATCGTGACCTCGAAATGCAAATCCTTGAGTTACAAGAAGCCTTACTACATCAACTGAAGCACTTAAGCAAACCCAATATGCATGTTTAAATTGATTAAATTGTCTCCCAAGTGCAAATTCAACAGACTGTTGTTGTCACATTAAATCTTGACATTTCTTTTTTGATTGATTATGTACGCTGTTCTGTAGACCAATATGTCCCCCAAGACTACTCTTTTTGTGCCAACTCTTAAACCCAGTAGTTGAAAATGCTTCACCTCCACCTTGATGAATGCTATGGCCTTTAAATAGATAAAAATACAAACAATAGACTGCGTCTTTACTAACACTATACTCCAACCAATCATGATATACATCATCAAACCATTCAGAATTAAAACGACGCATTGATCCAGAAATATTCGTTTGAGGATACTCACGCTGAAGCAACCGAGGTTGACAAGGGCCATTCTGAAGGTATGCTCTTCTAATAACATCACGATGATTTGGATGATAGTCCAAAATTGGAGTTCTTTCACCCGGATCATAGTTTAAAGTACTCAAATCAAATTCTTGAGAAGAATGTAACACTACTTCCGAACAGTTGGCATTTGCTTCTTGGTTAAGTTGACTAGGAGACGCTAAACTTGATTTTGGTACTTTGGTAAAATACTTTTTCAGTGAATGTTGAGACTGAATCGTAAAAGTAAGAATTTTGTTAGACTAGTTACCAGCAAATTGAAGCAATCTATCTAATCTTCATAGCAAATATATAgaattctggaaaaaaaaatatctcTGCTATTCTGATATATTAATTGCTTGTCCTATTAGGATTTAGGAACATGCTAAATTTATAGAAGAAATTATCTTTGTAGACCATTTGTATATCATTCTGCAAAAATGAATTTGTGTTTGAATAATGCCTATTCTCTTGAGAAAGAATAGAAAAAGAAGGGAACTAAGAACTTACTGAGGAAGCCATGGATGGAGACTGGAGAGCAACAACGAGCGCAACAGCTTCAGCAACAATCAAGTATCaatagagcaaaaaaaaaaaatgtaagaggCAGAAATGAATAGTGAGGTCGTGTGAAATGTAAAAGAGTGAAAGAGCAGGAACTATGCAAtaggattttttttattatttgccTTTTAGATTAGGGATTTTATTCAAATCCCAATTAGATCTGCCCAGTTATTAAACGTGGTCGTTTtgtttgttttaaaaaatattgaaaacgcctgaaggaaaaatagaaaaagaagggaaCTAAGAACTTACTGAGGAAGCCATGGATGGAGACTGGAGAGCAACAACGAGCGCAACAGCTTCAGCAACAATCAAGTATCAatagagcaaaaaaaaaatgtaagaggCAGAAATGAATAGTGAGGTCGTGTGAAATGTAAAAGAGTGAAAGAGCAGGAACTATGCAATAGGGTTTTTTTTATTATTTGCCTTTTAGATTAGGGATTTTATTCAAATCCCAATTAGATCTGCCCAGTTATTAAACGTGGTCGTTTtgtttgttttaaaaaatattgaaaacGCCTGAAGGAAAAATATTGAGAATATGTTTGCAAGCGGGGTTCGAACCCGCATCCCATGCGCGAAACTGAACCCCCTTCACCGCTCAACCAAGTATTTGGATTGTAATAAGGGGGTTCATtattacatatatacacataaaataaaattttgacgctatataaacagtgtaatttcccgacgaagggggttcggatgaacaccctgggCTCtacgtagatccgcccctgattGGAAGGGTTTGGGTGGTTGGGCAAATCCAGCTCTGGAGTACTATGGAAATGCAGGACTGATGGAACAAGCCGGTGAATCAGGCGAAGATTCTTCTAGGCGAGCCAGAAGAATAGTCCCAGTGGAGTAAAGggatgtttcttttgatgatgAAGTTAATGGTACCACATATATCATCCTACCAGTGTAATTACATGTTTTGACCTCTTCTATTTTCAGAGCTTAGTGTCTCTTGTCGGTTCGCGTTGAGCATGTTTCAGTGAGATTATGTGTTGAAGACTCGATTTGATTAAAAGTCAGACTATTAAGACTATTCTGGGGGAGATTGTGATATCATAGTCAAACTTCCGTGgcgtttggttttgattttggtTTGTTTTTAGAAGAAAATTATGTGGGTGTGGGGACAAGTTGGTTTTGGTTATGGTTAACGAGTACTGTTTGAAAATTATATCTTTAAGACGAAATACTTTAGGCTAAAACCCAATATAATATACTGACTATTTTCCTTGTTTAGCAACTGAAATACTCATCAAATTGAGAGAAAACAAGAAGGGAAATCAGTTCAATAAACGAAGGGAAGCACAAATGCAGTACATTTCGGTGCCCCTTTTTGGTTGGAGCTACGATAGTAGTTGAACGTGTTTGGTTTCAAAGCTAAATTAATTGGTTTTCGAAGCAGCAAAAATACTACAGATTTTTTGTTCGgtaattaacttttttttttattaatcacCAAACAATATACAGTTATTCGGAGTATTTTACTTTTCGTTGTTCGATTTAAGGTCTGTCCAACGAGGCTTTGCTGCTAATCTTTGAAACCTGTAAGATGAATTGAGCATGGGGTTTGTGAGTTGTGACTTAGGTCAATGACTCCATATAGATGTTCCATCACGCAAAGGGAGGATCCAGATCCAGTATACACAGACAccgtttgttttttttttgttttttttttgttggtttatCTGTGGATCCTCTGGGATTCACTAGCGTAATTAATTTGTATTCCTACGTAAAAAGTGTGTGTCCTACCAAAGAGATGACTTTATTTTCAACTTTTCAGGAATCAAACTTACGATCACTCATTAAAAGTGGAGGAACCTTTACTATTTTACGAGACATGTTGGCCGGTGGGTATGGCAGAAATAGAGGAAGGGGTTCCAATTGAATCTCTATCGCCAGAAAATTTTACCCAATAATAGTATAAAACATTTTTTATCGTATGGAGTAATTGTTGAATCTGATTGACGTTGGAATATTTTAGTAAGTATATAGTGGCAAACAGGTTTAACACATTTTTATTGGATCATAAGTCCAAATCCTCGGTATGACGGTACTTTTGAATCCTCTGAACTCTTGTATGAATTTTTGGCTCTGTTATTTCCATCGATGCTATACAACTGCCTTGCCGTTTTATGTTTTTGCGTTCTTTTTTACTTTTCTTGCTAGCCGCTAGTAGAAATCTATTAAtcaatagaaaaataaaatatcaCTAGTACCAGAGGCGAATCTAGAGTTTCTGTAGCATGGGTTCACCactaaaaaaaagaaggaaaaaatgtaTTATGTGGGAATTGATCCCTAGTCCTGAAGGTAAATAACTCAACTTTCAATCAAGTGCAACATTTAGTCTTTTTGTAGTATGTGTTCCAGGtagtattatactaattttagaaaatatatacataaaatatctaattttacggtgagaccatgtgttcacgtgcccAAAAATAGTGCCTAAAATCGCTCCTGGACAACAAGAACAAAAGACCGATTAGTTACATAGGAAACATGCAAAAGCAGCAAGACATACGCAAACAAATTATAGAAAGAATTTAAGAGGGCTGGCTGTACTTATCGATGTGTGGCTGTGTGTGTATATATCAAGGAGATTTAAATCtcccaaaaaatttaaaaaataaaaatttgtacTGTACTACGTGATTGATCGAATATTATGTGATTCATGGAAGTTTCTTTGTGGTTGCTCTTTGACAAATGACAATGGAGGGGTGAATCTAACCACTCTTCAATTCATTGGATAATGAATACAACTGTATTTTCTATCCTATATAGATCATAATAACACTATATTATGGTGTGATTGTATTCTTGCAGTTAATAGTAGATTACTACTTAATATCATATTAAATGGTACTTTAAGTTTGGAAAATAGTAGATTTGTCAACGCAGAATATTATGGAATTGAACCTAATTTGCAGTCTTCACCAAACAAAATTGAACGAGAATCAATTTAAAATAAATCAATCTTGAATCCAATAAAAATAATACAGAAAGAAGTGCCCGAAGATACGTTTtcaatttttatttcttttcttcttctttttttagtttcttaattaatcattaaagTTTGTCGACTTTAATAACAATTAAATT
The sequence above is a segment of the Lycium barbarum isolate Lr01 chromosome 6, ASM1917538v2, whole genome shotgun sequence genome. Coding sequences within it:
- the LOC132645711 gene encoding uncharacterized protein LOC132645711 isoform X1, encoding MSKFFGGKDPFDDPFFKEPFGGWFGWNDPFDGQQGSGKQITIEELNPEGDGDQAQENSEPSKDLVVKNKKPSKKSNGSHSLSYRRVAYGGLNGMYYSCSEGRMTGPDGVVLAEMKEDNKTIGESLHTISKGIHDKGHSVTKKHSSDGREDTLQTLHNLNEDELGDFEQNWKANADKYLPGWDKGFSLLENQGSISSLWDDFANWKGLGGWANPALEYYGNAGLMEQAGESGEDSSRRARRIVPVE
- the LOC132645711 gene encoding uncharacterized protein LOC132645711 isoform X2 — protein: MSKFFGGKDPFDDPFFKEPFGGWFGWNDPFDGQQGSGKQITIEELNPEGDGDQAQENSEPSKDLVVKNKKPSKKSNGSHSLSYRRVAYGGLNGMYYSCSEGRMTGPDGVVLAEMKEDNKTIGESLHTISKGIHDKGHSVTKKHSSDGREDTLQTLHNLNEGSISSLWDDFANWKGLGGWANPALEYYGNAGLMEQAGESGEDSSRRARRIVPVE